One genomic window of Elaeis guineensis isolate ETL-2024a chromosome 2, EG11, whole genome shotgun sequence includes the following:
- the LOC105043239 gene encoding probable E3 ubiquitin-protein ligase ZFP1 isoform X2, with translation MSRNEDHYQSLSCGCAKSYIAHMGHRNTICTHQMLHLEAEPGYSQLHPDHYILQGHILDYASQNIHLALSASGNAAYLDCHQFLDHPNGSIYHGNQYSNTQNCHPVPNLDVGAVAWTNIYSHCTLPSSSSVRQNIGSANQPPPFINHQAIGINVDEYGRSNHFSQSVRGFYKRKNAEAIRGNFYRANASASSNLSSISLSQNSRQTHWEEPYGSGVNMLDSTTSNSSDYQFNRTLPSMEGSVRSVRNRSSSFSIQPEFAFEHHFNYLLPGNYMGQSYHPASNAWVAQAANNIPNGGSSNWNYTYTMPNLHGRSVSLGAVEMANMSDQGYQQISSSLCLASLPYFQQHPQPIQNMQIQSHSHHARILAPPYQHLLSNMHPSDPNSSSNYLLSGSRFLFFPSNAEQVYRPSRQLVQATPEVSHENVRILTSEDPGFVELSGVFGARNIVDENHDMRLDIDGMSYEELLALEEQIGDVNTGLTEEFILKNLKTIIHGPQTSSLPNQSHIFAPENEACIICQVEYDEKERIGILDCGHNYHADCIKQWLLVKNLCPICKASALTMERKDK, from the exons ATGTCCAGAAATGAAGACCACTATCAATCATTAAGCTGTGGATGTGCAAAAAGCTATATTGCACATATGGGACACAGAAACACAATATGCACTCATCAGATGCTTCATCTGGAAGCAGAGCCAGGCTATAGTCAACTTCATCCTGATCACTACATTCTTCAAGGCCACATTCTTGACTACGCTAGCCAAAATATACATCTGGCACTGTCTGCTTCAGGAAATGCAGCATATCTTGATTGCCATCAATTTCTAGATCATCCTAATGGAAGCATCTATCATGGGAACCAGTATAGTAATACTCAAAATTGTCATCCAGTCCCAAATCTTGATGTAGGTGCTGTTGCTTGGACAAACATTTATAGTCATTGTACTTTACCTTCATCTTCCTCTGTCCGTCAGAATATTGGTTCTGCCAATCAGCCGCCACCTTTCATCAATCACCAGGCTATTGGAATTAATGTGGATGAGTATGGTAGAAGTAATCATTTTTCTCAAAGTGTGAGAGGattctacaaaagaaaaaatgcGGAAGCAATTCGAGGAAACTTCTACCGTGCCAATGCTTCTGCAAGCTCAAATTTGTCTTCAATATCTCTCTCTCAAAATTCTAGACAGACACATTGGGAGGAGCCATATGGATCTGGTGTTAACATGTTGGATTCCACAACTTCAAATTCATCCGATTATCAATTTAATAGAACTTTACCAAGCATGGAAGGGTCTGTTAGAAGTGTGAGGAACAGATCTAGTTCGTTCAGTATTCAGCCTGAATTTGCATTTGAACATCATTTTAACTATTTACTTCCAGGGAATTATATGGGCCAGTCCTATCATCCTGCCAGTAATGCATGGGTGGCACAGGCTGCAAATAACATTCCTAATGGGGGAAGTTCCAATTGGAACTATACATACACAATGCCCAATTTGCATG GTAGATCTGTCAGTTTAGGGGCTGTTGAGATGGCAAATATGAGTGACCAAGGATACCAGCAAATCTCATCCAGTTTGTGCCTTGCATCGTTGCCTTATTTTCAGCAACATCCACAGCCTATACAAAACATGCAAATACAGAGTCATAGCCATCATGCTAGAATACTGGCTCCTCCTTACCAGCATCTGCTTAGCAACATGCACCCCAGTGATCCAAATTCTTCTAGTAACTATCTCCTTTCAGGTTCCAGATTCCTATTCTTCCCTTCAAATGCTGAACAGGTCTATAGGCCTTCTCGGCAGCTAGTCCAGGCAACTCCAGAAGTTAGCCATGAAAATGTAAGGATCCTAACATCAGAG GATCCAGGTTTTGTGGAACTCTCAGGGGTATTTGGAGCACGAAACATTGTTGATGAGAATCATGATATGCGACTAGACATTGATGGCATGTCTTATGAG GAACTTCTAGCCTTGGAAGAGCAGATTGGAGATGTCAACACCGGCTTAACTGAAGAGTTCATCTTAAAGAATCTAAAGACGATCATTCATGGTCCACAAACGTCCTCACTGCCAAACCAGTCTCACATATTTGCTCCAGAGAATGAAGCTTGCATCATATGCCAG GTGGAATATGATGAAAAAGAGAGGATAGGAATACTGGATTGTGGTCACAACTACCATGCTGACTGCATAAAGCAATGGTTGTTGGTGAAGAACTTGTGCCCAATTTGCAAAGCATCAGCTTTGACCATGGAAAGAAAAGATAAATGA
- the LOC105043239 gene encoding probable E3 ubiquitin-protein ligase ZFP1 isoform X3 gives MKRLMSRNEDHYQSLSCGCAKSYIAHMGHRNTICTHQMLHLEAEPGYSQLHPDHYILQGHILDYASQNIHLALSASGNAAYLDCHQFLDHPNGSIYHGNQYSNTQNCHPVPNLDVGAVAWTNIYSHCTLPSSSSVRQNIGSANQPPPFINHQAIGINVDEYGRSNHFSQSVRGFYKRKNAEAIRGNFYRANASASSNLSSISLSQNSRQTHWEEPYGSGVNMLDSTTSNSSDYQFNRTLPSMEGSVRSVRNRSSSFSIQPEFAFEHHFNYLLPGNYMGQSYHPASNAWVAQAANNIPNGGSSNWNYTYTMPNLHGRSVSLGAVEMANMSDQGYQQISSSLCLASLPYFQQHPQPIQNMQIQSHSHHARILAPPYQHLLSNMHPSDPNSSSNYLLSGSRFLFFPSNAEQVYRPSRQLVQATPEVSHENDPGFVELSGVFGARNIVDENHDMRLDIDGMSYEELLALEEQIGDVNTGLTEEFILKNLKTIIHGPQTSSLPNQSHIFAPENEACIICQVEYDEKERIGILDCGHNYHADCIKQWLLVKNLCPICKASALTMERKDK, from the exons ATGAAG AGATTGATGTCCAGAAATGAAGACCACTATCAATCATTAAGCTGTGGATGTGCAAAAAGCTATATTGCACATATGGGACACAGAAACACAATATGCACTCATCAGATGCTTCATCTGGAAGCAGAGCCAGGCTATAGTCAACTTCATCCTGATCACTACATTCTTCAAGGCCACATTCTTGACTACGCTAGCCAAAATATACATCTGGCACTGTCTGCTTCAGGAAATGCAGCATATCTTGATTGCCATCAATTTCTAGATCATCCTAATGGAAGCATCTATCATGGGAACCAGTATAGTAATACTCAAAATTGTCATCCAGTCCCAAATCTTGATGTAGGTGCTGTTGCTTGGACAAACATTTATAGTCATTGTACTTTACCTTCATCTTCCTCTGTCCGTCAGAATATTGGTTCTGCCAATCAGCCGCCACCTTTCATCAATCACCAGGCTATTGGAATTAATGTGGATGAGTATGGTAGAAGTAATCATTTTTCTCAAAGTGTGAGAGGattctacaaaagaaaaaatgcGGAAGCAATTCGAGGAAACTTCTACCGTGCCAATGCTTCTGCAAGCTCAAATTTGTCTTCAATATCTCTCTCTCAAAATTCTAGACAGACACATTGGGAGGAGCCATATGGATCTGGTGTTAACATGTTGGATTCCACAACTTCAAATTCATCCGATTATCAATTTAATAGAACTTTACCAAGCATGGAAGGGTCTGTTAGAAGTGTGAGGAACAGATCTAGTTCGTTCAGTATTCAGCCTGAATTTGCATTTGAACATCATTTTAACTATTTACTTCCAGGGAATTATATGGGCCAGTCCTATCATCCTGCCAGTAATGCATGGGTGGCACAGGCTGCAAATAACATTCCTAATGGGGGAAGTTCCAATTGGAACTATACATACACAATGCCCAATTTGCATG GTAGATCTGTCAGTTTAGGGGCTGTTGAGATGGCAAATATGAGTGACCAAGGATACCAGCAAATCTCATCCAGTTTGTGCCTTGCATCGTTGCCTTATTTTCAGCAACATCCACAGCCTATACAAAACATGCAAATACAGAGTCATAGCCATCATGCTAGAATACTGGCTCCTCCTTACCAGCATCTGCTTAGCAACATGCACCCCAGTGATCCAAATTCTTCTAGTAACTATCTCCTTTCAGGTTCCAGATTCCTATTCTTCCCTTCAAATGCTGAACAGGTCTATAGGCCTTCTCGGCAGCTAGTCCAGGCAACTCCAGAAGTTAGCCATGAAAAT GATCCAGGTTTTGTGGAACTCTCAGGGGTATTTGGAGCACGAAACATTGTTGATGAGAATCATGATATGCGACTAGACATTGATGGCATGTCTTATGAG GAACTTCTAGCCTTGGAAGAGCAGATTGGAGATGTCAACACCGGCTTAACTGAAGAGTTCATCTTAAAGAATCTAAAGACGATCATTCATGGTCCACAAACGTCCTCACTGCCAAACCAGTCTCACATATTTGCTCCAGAGAATGAAGCTTGCATCATATGCCAG GTGGAATATGATGAAAAAGAGAGGATAGGAATACTGGATTGTGGTCACAACTACCATGCTGACTGCATAAAGCAATGGTTGTTGGTGAAGAACTTGTGCCCAATTTGCAAAGCATCAGCTTTGACCATGGAAAGAAAAGATAAATGA
- the LOC105043239 gene encoding probable E3 ubiquitin-protein ligase ZFP1 isoform X1 — protein MKRLMSRNEDHYQSLSCGCAKSYIAHMGHRNTICTHQMLHLEAEPGYSQLHPDHYILQGHILDYASQNIHLALSASGNAAYLDCHQFLDHPNGSIYHGNQYSNTQNCHPVPNLDVGAVAWTNIYSHCTLPSSSSVRQNIGSANQPPPFINHQAIGINVDEYGRSNHFSQSVRGFYKRKNAEAIRGNFYRANASASSNLSSISLSQNSRQTHWEEPYGSGVNMLDSTTSNSSDYQFNRTLPSMEGSVRSVRNRSSSFSIQPEFAFEHHFNYLLPGNYMGQSYHPASNAWVAQAANNIPNGGSSNWNYTYTMPNLHGRSVSLGAVEMANMSDQGYQQISSSLCLASLPYFQQHPQPIQNMQIQSHSHHARILAPPYQHLLSNMHPSDPNSSSNYLLSGSRFLFFPSNAEQVYRPSRQLVQATPEVSHENVRILTSEDPGFVELSGVFGARNIVDENHDMRLDIDGMSYEELLALEEQIGDVNTGLTEEFILKNLKTIIHGPQTSSLPNQSHIFAPENEACIICQVEYDEKERIGILDCGHNYHADCIKQWLLVKNLCPICKASALTMERKDK, from the exons ATGAAG AGATTGATGTCCAGAAATGAAGACCACTATCAATCATTAAGCTGTGGATGTGCAAAAAGCTATATTGCACATATGGGACACAGAAACACAATATGCACTCATCAGATGCTTCATCTGGAAGCAGAGCCAGGCTATAGTCAACTTCATCCTGATCACTACATTCTTCAAGGCCACATTCTTGACTACGCTAGCCAAAATATACATCTGGCACTGTCTGCTTCAGGAAATGCAGCATATCTTGATTGCCATCAATTTCTAGATCATCCTAATGGAAGCATCTATCATGGGAACCAGTATAGTAATACTCAAAATTGTCATCCAGTCCCAAATCTTGATGTAGGTGCTGTTGCTTGGACAAACATTTATAGTCATTGTACTTTACCTTCATCTTCCTCTGTCCGTCAGAATATTGGTTCTGCCAATCAGCCGCCACCTTTCATCAATCACCAGGCTATTGGAATTAATGTGGATGAGTATGGTAGAAGTAATCATTTTTCTCAAAGTGTGAGAGGattctacaaaagaaaaaatgcGGAAGCAATTCGAGGAAACTTCTACCGTGCCAATGCTTCTGCAAGCTCAAATTTGTCTTCAATATCTCTCTCTCAAAATTCTAGACAGACACATTGGGAGGAGCCATATGGATCTGGTGTTAACATGTTGGATTCCACAACTTCAAATTCATCCGATTATCAATTTAATAGAACTTTACCAAGCATGGAAGGGTCTGTTAGAAGTGTGAGGAACAGATCTAGTTCGTTCAGTATTCAGCCTGAATTTGCATTTGAACATCATTTTAACTATTTACTTCCAGGGAATTATATGGGCCAGTCCTATCATCCTGCCAGTAATGCATGGGTGGCACAGGCTGCAAATAACATTCCTAATGGGGGAAGTTCCAATTGGAACTATACATACACAATGCCCAATTTGCATG GTAGATCTGTCAGTTTAGGGGCTGTTGAGATGGCAAATATGAGTGACCAAGGATACCAGCAAATCTCATCCAGTTTGTGCCTTGCATCGTTGCCTTATTTTCAGCAACATCCACAGCCTATACAAAACATGCAAATACAGAGTCATAGCCATCATGCTAGAATACTGGCTCCTCCTTACCAGCATCTGCTTAGCAACATGCACCCCAGTGATCCAAATTCTTCTAGTAACTATCTCCTTTCAGGTTCCAGATTCCTATTCTTCCCTTCAAATGCTGAACAGGTCTATAGGCCTTCTCGGCAGCTAGTCCAGGCAACTCCAGAAGTTAGCCATGAAAATGTAAGGATCCTAACATCAGAG GATCCAGGTTTTGTGGAACTCTCAGGGGTATTTGGAGCACGAAACATTGTTGATGAGAATCATGATATGCGACTAGACATTGATGGCATGTCTTATGAG GAACTTCTAGCCTTGGAAGAGCAGATTGGAGATGTCAACACCGGCTTAACTGAAGAGTTCATCTTAAAGAATCTAAAGACGATCATTCATGGTCCACAAACGTCCTCACTGCCAAACCAGTCTCACATATTTGCTCCAGAGAATGAAGCTTGCATCATATGCCAG GTGGAATATGATGAAAAAGAGAGGATAGGAATACTGGATTGTGGTCACAACTACCATGCTGACTGCATAAAGCAATGGTTGTTGGTGAAGAACTTGTGCCCAATTTGCAAAGCATCAGCTTTGACCATGGAAAGAAAAGATAAATGA
- the LOC105043229 gene encoding ras-related protein RABA1f: MEFRRIIVTKSVSKLLAPIESEPRYVVRFSAPLFPSKSFKSSLPLPCSRRQESSRQRRPVPSSSETSEGRRRELRSGRWRRAGRRRRRRRRGGRGGFGGGGMAYRADDDYDYLFKVVLIGDSGVGKSNLLSRFTRNEFSLESKSTIGVEFATRSIHVDDKVVKAQIWDTAGQERYRAITSAYYRGAVGALLVYDVTRHVTFENVERWLKELRDHTDSNIVIMLVGNKADLRHLRAVSTEDAKAFAERESTFFMETSALESTNVENAFTEVLTQIYRVVSKKALDIGDDPAALPKGQTINVGTKDDVSAVKKVGCCSA; the protein is encoded by the exons ATGGAGTTCCGTCGGATTATCGTAACCAAATCCGTTTCGAAACTCCTTGCGCCCATCGAGAGCGAACCGAGATACGTCGTCCGTTTTTCGGCTCCTCTGTTTCCCTCAAAAAGCTTCaaatcttctctccctctcccttgctCTCGACGCCAAGAATCCTCGCGACAACGACGACCCGTTCCTTCTTCTTCTGAGACAAGCGAAGGGCGGCGGAGGGAGCTCCGATCTGGTCGCTGGAGGAGGGCAGGAAGGCGGCGGCGGCGCCGGCGGCGAGGCGGAAGAGGTGGTTTTGGAGGAGGAGGAATGGCGTATAGGGCGGACGACGACTATGATTACCTCTTCAAGGTAGTGCTGATCGGAGACTCGGGGGTGGGGAAATCGAACCTGCTATCGAGGTTTACGAGGAATGAATTCAGCCTCGAGTCGAAGTCCACCATTGGCGTCGAGTTCGCCACCCGGAGCATCCACGTCGACGACAAGGTCGTCAAGGCCCAGATTTGGGACACCGCCGGCCAAGAAAG ATACCGAGCTATCACAAGTGCATATTATCGAGGAGCTGTTGGTGCTCTCCTTGTCTATGATGTTACTCGACACGTCACGTTTGAGAATGTGGAAAGATGGTTAAAGGAGCTTAGGGATCACACAGATTCCAATATTGTAATCATGCTTGTTGGGAATAAAGCTGATTTGCGCCACCTTAGGGCAGTTTCAACTGAAGATGCAAAGGCTTTCGCTGAGAGGGAGAGCACCTTCTTCATGGAGACATCTGCTCTGGAATCAACGAATGTGGAGAATGCCTTCACTGAAGTGCTCACTCAGATATATCGTGTAGTCAGCAAGAAGGCACTTGATATTGGCGATGATCCAGCAGCATTGCCCAAGGGGCAGACGATTAATGTGGGAACCAAGGATGATGTATCTGCTGTGAAGAAAGTTGGTTGCTGTTCAGCTTAG